A single region of the Eremothecium gossypii ATCC 10895 chromosome V, complete sequence genome encodes:
- the EBP2 gene encoding Ebp2p (Syntenic homolog of Saccharomyces cerevisiae YKL172W (EBP2)), with protein sequence MAKGFKLKELLSRYKETVKGERPKKKNNVKKADTQQSNESAGQANESLEESGSAKQQDVAPVDASTTPLSRKERRKQKKQQKQQQKQQEEQQEEASGDESAEAAPASLDLDKLARSDSESESEDEFAEARSVEEHEAEDGSEEDVPLSDVEFDSDADVVPHQKVTINNTKAISDSLARIQLPWQKHSFQEHQTVTAAANADAGITDIYDDTERELAFYKQSLDAVVQARDALTALRVPFKRPLDYFAEMVKTDEHMDKLKSKLVKEASDKKAREEARKQRQLKKFGKQVQVATLQQRQKEKRETLDKIKSLRTKRKHNDIDDDAFAVGVEDAAAEKPHKAGAKRQAKNAKYGQGGLKRFKRKNDAQSSAEMTDFSTRKMKGKAPRPGKSKRSRRH encoded by the coding sequence GTTAAGAAAGCGGACACACAGCAAAGTAATGAATCGGCGGGCCAAGCCAATGAGTCCCTAGAAGAATCTGGGTCTGCCAAGCAGCAGGACGTCGCGCCAGTAGACGCTAGCACAACTCCGCTTTCCCGGAAGGAGCGGAGGAAACAGAAGAAGCAGCAGAAGCAACAGCAGAAGCAACAGGAGGAACAGCAGGAGGAGGCGTCGGGTGACGAATCCGCCGAAGCAGCGCCTGCATCGCTGGACCTGGATAAACTGGCGCGCAGCGACTCAGAGTCGGAATCCGAGGACGAGTTCGCCGAGGCGCGCTCTGTGGAAGAGCACGAGGCGGAGGACGGATCTGAAGAGGACGTGCCGCTGTCAGATGTGGAGTTCGACTCGGACGCCGACGTCGTGCCTCACCAGAAGGTCACCATCAACAACACAAAGGCCATCTCTGACTCCCTAGCCCGTATCCAGCTGCCATGGCAGAAACATTCCTTCCAGGAGCACCAGACCGTCACCGCGGCCGCCAACGCCGACGCAGGCATCACTGACATCTACGACGACACGGAGCGCGAACTGGCATTTTACAAGCAATCTCTGGACGCCGTGGTGCAGGCGCGGGACGCGCTCACCGCGCTACGCGTGCCGTTCAAGCGTCCCCTGGACTACTTTGCAGAGATGGTCAAGACAGACGAGCACATGGACAAGCTGAAGTCCAAGCTGGTCAAGGAAGCAAGTGATAAAAAGGCCCGCGAGGAGGCCCGCaagcagcgccagctcaAGAAGTTCGGCAAGCAGGTCCAGGTCGCcacgctgcagcagcgccagaAGGAAAAGCGCGAGACCCTCGACAAGATCAAGTCGCTGCGCACCAAGCGCAAACACAACGACATTGACGACGATGCGTTTGCCGTCGGCGTCGAagacgccgccgcagagAAGCCTCACAAGGCCGGCGCCAAGCGCCAGGCCAAGAACGCCAAGTACGGCCAGGGCGGCCTCAAGCGTTTCAAGCGCAAAAACGATGCCCAGTCCTCCGCCGAGATGACCGACTTCTCCACTCGCAAGATGAAGGGCAAGGCGCCTCGCCCGGGCAAAAGCAAGCGCTCTAGAAGACACTAA
- the ERG20 gene encoding bifunctional (2E,6E)-farnesyl diphosphate synthase/dimethylallyltranstransferase (Syntenic homolog of Saccharomyces cerevisiae YJL167W (ERG20)): protein MTKEDNRKKFVDEFPSLVSQLTQSLREYGIPQDAIDWYEKSLNYNTPGGKLNRGLSVVDTYVILKNCKSPLDLPVDEYRRVALLGWCVELLQAYFLVADDMMDKSITRRGQPCWYRVEEVGDMAINDAFMLEAAIYCLLKRNFRDQPYYVDLLELLHDVTFQTEVGQLLDLMTAPEFIVDLNKFSLQRHSYIVIFKTAYYSFYLPVALAMYAAGVNDERDFAQAREVLLPLGEYFQIQDDYLDCFGRPEDIGKIGTDIQDNKCSWVINAALKLCSPEQRKILDENYGRKDPECEQRCKQIFYDLKLQEVYERYEEQVAARLRERIGEIDESRGFRREVLYSFLDKVYRRKK from the coding sequence ATGACTAAGGAAGACAATAGGAAGAAGTTCGTGGACGAGTTCCCATCGTTGGTGTCACAGTTGACGCAGTCCTTGCGCGAGTACGGGATCCCCCAGGACGCTATCGACTGGTACGAGAAGTCGTTGAACTACAACACCCCAGGTGGTAAGTTGAACCGCGGCCTCTCTGTTGTGGACACGTACGTCATCCTAAAGAACTGCAAGTCGCCGCTCGACTTGCCGGTGGACGAATACAGGCGCGTAGCGCTCTTGGGGTGGTGCGTAGAGTTGTTGCAGGCGTACTTCTTGGTGGCCGACGACATGATGGACAAGTCGATCACCCGGCGTGGTCAGCCCTGCTGGTACCGTGTGGAGGAGGTGGGCGACATGGCCATCAACGATGCTTTCATGCTGGAAGCGGCCATCTACTGTTTGTTGAAGCGCAACTTCCGCGACCAGCCCTACTATGTGGACCTTCTCGAGTTGTTGCACGACGTCACGTTCCAGACGGAAGTCGGCCAGTTGTTGGACTTGATGACCGCGCCCGAGTTTATCGTGGACTTGAACAAGTTCTCGTTGCAGCGCCATTCCTACATCGTGATCTTCAAGACCGCCTACTACTCGTTCTACTTGCCCGTCGCCTTGGCCATGTACGCCGCCGGCGTCAACGACGAGCGCGACTTCGCCCAGGCCCGTGAGGTCTTGCTTCCACTCGGCGAGTACTTCCAGATCCAGGACGACTACTTGGACTGCTTCGGCAGGCCCGAGGACATCGGCAAGATCGGCACCGACATCCAGGACAACAAGTGCTCCTGGGTCATCAACGCGGCCTTGAAGCTTTGCTCCCCCGAGCAGCGCAAGATCTTAGACGAGAACTACGGCCGTAAGGACCCGGAGTGCGAGCAGCGCTGCAAGCAGATCTTCTACGACTTGAAGCTCCAGGAAGTTTACGAGCGCTACGAGGAGCAGGTTGCCGCCCGCTTGCGCGAGCGCATCGGCGAGATCGACGAATCACGTGGCTTCCGCCGCGAGGTGTTGTACTCCTTCTTGGACAAGGTGTACAGGAGAAAGAAGTAG
- the NNK1 gene encoding protein kinase NNK1 (Syntenic homolog of Saccharomyces cerevisiae YKL171W (NNK1)), whose protein sequence is MSNTYNVNPGLKRRDAPTLLQRNFAERVSVDTLISGEAGPPDEGGSDGGEHNDEDEDTIYFKPKKIYRMEQESGSRQTLVRVYSETERSNFNEVTGKRMFDDWKYRPLYYHEEETRPRCEGVGSVSAGSVRWGDMQDEYVPDLDFAAAVKAWQAEELKEEMPMTRYQLWSEDESDFNLDSASSSMIIESSHAQVSPIPFPSSTGKSPVSAAHSLLTLNKALGNRVGSRVFSPSNLESKAKHRSMYEWGSLLSISSATSIGDKFTQDDIRAITRKIPDDFLSLPYTQRKKILMDIAPDKDYKAIMSVFKKYSLVSSSSFTHLSNHGSRRSRHGSMASQYLSSFTPSSASFKPDERGSIVLGHRLGKIIGFGAWGMIRDCYDVKQSFVISPSESQPPASHAMKIVRFKNNQKVKEHALREIAIWKKLHHPNILELINWKQEEDYAAYYLTEKIQDGTLYDLVSTWGESDGSTIPLDQRCKLTIALALQLISALKYMHSKYIVHADVKLENCLLEKTGSQSWKLYLCDFGMSCQYGKPRNDNEELYSPDEGMDFSPAERKGLKNKRRPSLSKSSSQGVLKPLTKLQKIIRSKQQTHDDTPLGITSFPKQYGPSLTSTTMSSSSVWKQASPAGSSSKLDKTGRSGTSEEHDAATKAVEPHSHIGSLPYAAPELIDPCPPPLGPSADIWASGVTMYTMLTGKLPFKHDYEPRLRAMISSGKYDTELLRSVCNISENGLAPQGPGPAFGGLYAAVCGCLTKSMVHRWELSEVDNTLRNE, encoded by the coding sequence ATGTCGAACACGTACAATGTGAATCCGGGCTTGAAGAGGCGCGATGCTCCGACTCTGCTGCAGAGAAACTTCGCGGAGCGGGTTTCGGTGGACACGCTGATATCCGGAGAAGCAGGGCCGCCGGACGAAGGAGGGTCGGACGGAGGAGAGCACaacgacgaggacgaggatACCATATACTTCAAGCCAAAGAAGATATATCGCATGGAGCAGGAGTCTGGGTCGCGGCAGACGTTGGTGCGGGTGTACTCCGAGACTGAGCGGTCGAACTTCAACGAGGTGACGGGCAAGCGGATGTTTGACGACTGGAAGTACCGGCCACTATATTACCACGAAGAGGAGACGCGGCCTCGGTGCGAGGGGGTGGGGTCTGTGTCTGCGGGGTCTGTGCGGTGGGGCGACATGCAGGACGAGTACGTGCCAGACTTGGACTTTGCGGCGGCAGTGAAGGCTTGGCAGGCGGAGGAACTCAAGGAGGAGATGCCCATGACGCGCTACCAGCTGTGGTCCGAAGACGAGTCCGACTTCAATCTGGACAGTGCGTCTTCGTCGATGATCATTGAGTCGAGTCACGCACAGGTTTCGCCAATTCCGTTCCCGAGCTCGACCGGCAAATCTCCGGTGAGCGCGGCGCACTCGCTGCTGACTCTGAACAAGGCGCTAGGCAACCGTGTAGGGTCACGCGTGTTCTCACCGAGCAACCTAGAGTCCAAAGCCAAACACCGTTCCATGTATGAATGGGGCTCTCTTCTGTCGATAAGCTCAGCGACCTCCATAGGGGACAAGTTTACACAGGATGACATCAGGGCAATCACTAGGAAGATACCGGACGACTTCCTCTCTCTCCCGTATACGCAAAGGAAAAAGATATTGATGGATATAGCGCCGGACAAGGACTACAAAGCCATCATGTCTGTCTTCAAGAAATATAGTCTGGtaagcagcagcagcttcacCCACCTGAGCAACCATGGTTCGCGCCGTTCTCGACACGGCTCCATGGCGTCGCAATATCTCAGCTCATTCACCCCCTCTTCTGCGTCTTTCAAGCCCGATGAGCGTGGTTCTATCGTACTTGGTCACCGCCTAGGGAAAATCATTGGATTTGGCGCATGGGGCATGATACGCGACTGCTATGACGTAAAGCAGAGTTTTGTGATTTCCCCGAGTGAGTCACAGCCTCCGGCTTCCCACGCCATGAAAATAGTTCGTTTTAAAAATAATCAGAAAGTAAAAGAGCATGCCCTGAGGGAGATAGCCATTTGGAAGAAGCTCCACCACCCTAATATATTAGAATTGATCAATTGGAAACAAGAGGAAGACTATGCGGCGTATTATTTGACTGAAAAAATCCAGGATGGAACCTTGTATGACCTAGTGAGCACCTGGGGTGAAAGTGACGGTAGCACCATCCCTTTGGACCAGAGGTGCAAGCTCACAATCGCACTAGCACTCCAGCTCATATCGGCATTAAAATACATGCACTCTAAGTACATAGTACATGCCGACGTAAAACTTGAAAACTGCCTCCTAGAGAAGACAGGATCACAATCTTGGAAACTATACTTATGCGACTTTGGCATGAGTTGCCAGTACGGCAAGCCGCGCAACGATAATGAGGAGCTCTACAGCCCTGACGAAGGCATGGATTTTTCTCCCGCTGAGAGAAAGGGTTTGAAGAACAAACGGCGGCCTTCGCTGTCCAAATCCTCTTCACAAGGGGTATTAAAGCCATTGACGAAGTTACAAAAGATAATCAGGAGCAAGCAACAAACCCACGATGACACGCCATTGGGTATTACTTCCTTTCCCAAGCAGTATGGGCCATCCCTAACCAGCACCACAATGTCCTCGTCGAGTGTATGGAAGCAAGCTTCCCCTGCTGGCAGCAGTAGCAAGCTCGACAAAACTGGCCGGTCCGGGACTTCCGAAGAGCATGACGCCGCAACAAAAGCTGTGGAACCGCACTCGCACATTGGCTCTTTGCCCTACGCTGCGCCAGAGCTCATTGACCCATGCCCTCCTCCATTGGGCCCGAGTGCCGACATTTGGGCATCCGGCGTCACCATGTATACAATGCTAACGGGCAAGTTGCCCTTCAAGCATGACTATGAGCCGAGGCTCAGGGCAATGATCTCCTCCGGCAAATACGATACTGAGCTGCTTCGGTCCGTTTGCAATATCAGTGAGAACGGTTTGGCACCCCAGGGTCCGGGTCCAGCGTTTGGCGGTTTGTACGCGGCTGTCTGCGGTTGTTTGACAAAGAGCATGGTGCATCGCTGGGAATTATCCGAAGTGGACAATACTTTACGAAACGAGTAA
- a CDS encoding LrgB family protein (NOHBY508; No homolog in Saccharomyces cerevisiae; Syntenic homolog of Kluyveromyces lactis KLLA0A06842g) yields the protein MLKQRQRQVVGHFLRRHRRALLHEYVLVPIGVICFMALLYGVDRLIRNVIKVKFPASVAVMIVNLGVMCTFSAISQPLAERYVAVVDVPLSWSLRWMNLFFTPAFVTLPLSEWISAREAMLIMATFVVGYLVGVAVLAYVTVGCQRLFGKSRKSLFTRQHELDTGEAEGSRFARPSATGVLDSPARSEDTASVTEYRPAELQDVPLMNLASHSGMLLSRSATQEHTGSSPGMSEGLFTRSSSDTGPAKSQEKQQEQDSSEFTSEPSSMNPATLHEPAPSQKAYRDSSALETEDKPAFCERAVTRQVSHQLDRLISVQLLRAHLHHILYGLGFVASMFSYYFSWYLMPYHLFTAVCAFMFIADAPLVQNPKYKRFLHPVLCSVALTWLVMLISVLIKHRRVSFFISELHDYKTGRTYLHLFDTAAFGARVWPGAGDIFGSCMDVSIVGLSMPMFTYRADLRRHFASMIPAILILSAGTLILYPLIAHLIGIRSDRSLGFVGRSITLALATPVVDNLHGSMTLMAVCTVVSGVVGALTGGPHLDLLRIRSDDYVTRGVTLGCNCGAIATAYLLGVDRRAAAISSLSFVIFGTFMVILSSIGPVQAWVNHLATL from the coding sequence ATGCTTAAGCAACGGCAACGTCAGGTGGTGGGTCACTTTCTGCGgcggcaccgccgcgcgctgctccACGAGTATGTGCTGGTGCCAATCGGGGTGATCTGCTTCATGGCGCTGCTATACGGCGTGGACCGATTGATCCGAAACGTTATCAAAGTGAAGTTTCCGGCCTCCGTGGCCGTGATGATTGTGAACCTGGGGGTGATGTGCACCTTTTCCGCCATCAGCCAGCCACTGGCGGAGCGGTATGTGGCTGTGGTGGATGTACCCCTGAGCTGGTCGCTGCGGTGGATGAACCTGTTCTTCACGCCTGCATTCGTAACGCTGCCGCTCAGCGAGTGGATCTCCGCGCGGGAGGCCATGCTGATCATGGCGACGTTTGTGGTCGGGTACCTGGTGGGCGTCGCGGTGCTAGCGTACGTGACCGTGGGGTGTCAGCGCCTGTTTGGCAAGAGCCGCAAGTCCTTGTTTACACGCCAGCACGAGCTAGATACCGGGGAGGCCGAGGGCTCGCGCTTTGCGCGGCCCAGCGCCACGGGCGTGCTGGACTCGCCTGCCAGGTCCGAGGACACGGCGAGCGTCACCGAGTACCGCCCcgcggagctgcaggaCGTGCCGCTGATGAACCTGGCGAGCCACTCAGGCATGCTGCTCTCGCGGTCCGCGACACAGGAGCACACGGGCAGCTCGCCGGGGATGAGCGAGGGCCTGTTCACACGCAGCTCCTCCGACACAGGTCCTGCGAAGTCGCAGGAGAAACAGCAGGAACAGGACTCGTCGGAGTTCACCAGCGAGCCCAGCAGCATGAACCCCGCGACTCTGCATGAGCCCGCACCGTCTCAAAAGGCCTACCGAGACTCGTCGGCCCTGGAGACAGAGGACAAGCCGGCCTTCTGTGAGCGCGCCGTCACCCGGCAGGTTTCGCACCAGCTCGACCGGCTGATCAgcgtccagctgctgcgcgcgcaccTGCACCACATTCTCTACGGCCTGGGCTTTGTCGCCAGCATGTTCAGCTACTACTTCTCGTGGTACCTCATGCCGTACCACCTGTTCACCGCGGTGTGCGCCTTCATGTTCATTGCTGACGCACCGCTCGTGCAGAACCCGAAGTACAAGCGCTTTCTGCACCCCGTGCTGTGCTCCGTCGCGCTGACGTGGCTGGTCATGCTCATCTCTGTGCTGATCAAGCACCGCCGCGTCAGCTTCTTCATCTCGGAGCTCCACGACTACAAGACCGGGCGTACGTACCTGCATCTCTTCGACACCGCTGCATTCGGGGCCCGCGTCTGGCCCGGCGCGGGCGACATCTTTGGCTCCTGCATGGACGTGTCCATTGTCGGCCTCTCCATGCCCATGTTCACCTACCGCGCAGACCTGCGCCGCCACTTCGCAAGCATGATCCCGGCCATTCTTATCCTCTCTGCGGGCACCCTCATACTCTATCCCCTAATTGCACACCTCATCGGGATCCGCTCCGACCGCTCCCTCGGTTTTGTCGGCCGCAGCATCACGCTAGCACTCGCCACGCCTGTCGTCGACAACCTCCACGGCTCTATGACGCTCATGGCCGTCTGCACCGTGGTCAGCGGCGTCGTCGGCGCCCTCACGGGCGGCCCTCACCTTGACCTCCTGCGCATTCGGTCAGACGACTACGTAACGCGTGGCGTTACGCTTGGCTGCAACTGTGGGGCCATTGCAACTGCATATCTCCTGGGCGTCGATCGTCGCGCAGCCGCAATTTCATCGTTGTCCTTTGTCATCTTTGGGACTTTCATGGTCATACTCAGCTCAATTGGCCCCGTTCAGGCCTGGGTGAATCATCTAGCTACGCTCTAG
- the QCR8 gene encoding ubiquinol--cytochrome-c reductase subunit 8 (Syntenic homolog of Saccharomyces cerevisiae YJL166W (QCR8)) gives MGGPHGKAYMGWWGSMGSPKQKYITSYAVSPYAQKPLAGIFHNAVFNTFRRVRAQALYVIIPFGLYYAWWANCRDYNEFLYTKAGREELERVNN, from the coding sequence ATGGGTGGTCCACACGGCAAGGCATACATGGGCTGGTGGGGGTCTATGGGCTCCCCCAAGCAGAAGTACATTACCTCGTACGCGGTCTCTCCGTACGCGCAGAAGCCGCTTGCGGGCATCTTCCACAACGCGGTGTTCAACACCTTCCGGCgcgtgcgcgcgcaggcgctgTACGTGATCATCCCGTTCGGGCTGTACTACGCCTGGTGGGCGAACTGCAGGGACTACAACGAGTTTCTGTACACCAAAGCCGGCCGCGAGGAGCTCGAGCGCGTCAACAACTAG
- the KKQ8 gene encoding putative serine/threonine protein kinase KKQ8 (Syntenic homolog of Saccharomyces cerevisiae YKL168C (KKQ8) and YJL165C (HAL5)) has protein sequence MPQQVRLSRENSVKRSRSLTKSFRGLFKFNSPGSPPSSAATSDSSEMSGAQGGRGNGLLGGRTKKASISPKSEAQFTQRNKSAESVVSDEGVAMVASAGAQFYGRGKHESSPNVLMTGGEEAARAAGRASAESIALSEGGPPSIDTKLERVTPSLIYPQNGRAKHSSQRSRSASVGRNKERGGPTPAPIGSIREEESKKAHKCIIQQEHFTVDENGNHQHSLKVLPLIVQDPESHKPKLFSFSAVFKSHKNGEDEELSDAFSILPDYSTVLEKTLVEPLSEVKIFSEAAQPDENGGRTEANQPKDMPKIVNKHAAIGNEELKLINNLSETIHVGMQGPDKHSSPPQPFTCKATKSKQVLAEKYGKCIGMIGQGAYGTVWVTCRSLPQDNQTETHYPTETYERNGKLFYAIKEIKPRADEPNEKFSTRLTSEFVIGHSLSGGAGGTKRLTSHPNILKVLDLMQAHDVFIEVFEFCPSGDLFSLLTRSSKTGSGLHPLEADCFMKQLLNGVRYMHDHGVAHCDLKPENILFTPNGTLKLCDFGSSSVFQTAWEKRVHFQTGAVGSEPYVAPEEFIPKREYDTRLVDCWSCGIIYCTMVLGHYLWKIAIKEKDQIYSAFLDDMTTRGEYYVFENMRHVNQEVNRCRKMCLYNIFQWDPKKRITIPKLLDTPWMRRTKCCVNYRAAI, from the coding sequence ATGCCGCAGCAGGTGAGGCTTTCTCGGGAGAACTCTGTGAAAAGGTCGCGGTCCCTCACCAAGTCCTTCCGTGGGTTGTTTAAATTCAACTCTCCGGGATCACCGCCTTCCTCAGCAGCGACATCGGACTCGTCTGAGATGTCAGGGGCGCAGGGGGGGCGAGGAAATGGATTACTGGGCGGGCGGACGAAGAAGGCCTCGATATCGCCGAAGTCTGAGGCGCAGTTCACGCAGCGCAACAAGTCCGCGGAGTCGGTGGTGAGCGATGAGGGTGTCGCGATGGTGGCAAGCGCGGGCGCTCAGTTCTATGGGCGGGGCAAGCACGAATCGTCGCCGAACGTGCTGATGACGGGTGGGGAGGAGGCGGCACGGGCGGCCGGGCGGGCCTCCGCGGAGTCGATAGCGTTGAGCGAGGGCGGGCCGCCGTCGATAGACACGAAGCTGGAACGGGTGACTCCGTCGCTCATCTACCCGCAGAACGGGCGGGCGAAGCACTCCTCGCAGCGGTCGCGGAGCGCCAGCGTCGGGAGGAACAAggagcgcggcgggccCACGCCGGCGCCGATCGGGTCTATCCGCGAAGAGGAGAGCAAGAAGGCGCACAAGTGCATCATCCAGCAGGAGCACTTCACGGTGGATGAAAACGGCAACCACCAGCATAGCTTGAAGGTGCTTCCCCTAATAGTACAGGACCCAGAGAGTCACAAGCCAAAGCTGTTTTCGTTCTCTGCGGTGTTCAAGTCGCACAAAAATGGGGAAGACGAGGAGCTCAGCGATGCATTTTCGATTTTGCCGGACTACAGCACTGTTCTTGAGAAAACGCTTGTTGAGCCGCTTAGCGAGGTCAAAATATTCTCCgaggcggcgcagccgGATGAGAACGGTGGTCGCACAGAGGCCAACCAGCCAAAAGATATGCCCAAGATCGTCAACAAGCACGCCGCGATTGGCAATGAGGAGTTAAAACTAATAAATAATCTTTCAGAGACCATCCACGTCGGCATGCAAGGTCCAGACAAGCATTCGTCTCCGCCACAGCCGTTTACTTGCAAAGCTACCAAAAGTAAGCAAGTTCTAGCAGAGAAGTATGGAAAATGCATAGGAATGATCGGCCAAGGTGCTTATGGTACTGTGTGGGTAACGTGCAGAAGCCTGCCTCAGGATAACCAAACTGAGACACACTATCCCACAGAAACGTACGAGCGAAATGGAAAACTCTTCTATGCGATAAAAGAGATCAAGCCACGTGCAGATGAACCGAACGAAAAGTTTAGCACTCGCTTGACGTCAGAATTTGTAATAGGACACTCCTTGAGTGGCGGCGCGGGAGGTACTAAGCGTCTGACTTCGCACCCGAATATATTGAAGGTTTTGGACCTTATGCAAGCGCACGATGTTTTCATAGAGGTGTTTGAGTTTTGCCCGTCTGGGGACCTATTCAGCCTATTAACAAGGTCCTCGAAAACCGGCTCCGGATTGCATCCTTTGGAGGCGGACTGCTTCATGAAGCAGCTACTAAATGGGGTTAGGTATATGCACGATCACGGGGTTGCACACTGTGATTTAAAGCCAGAAAATATATTGTTCACTCCGAATGGCACCCTTAAATTATGTGACTTCGGGTCTAGCTCTGTCTTCCAAACTGCGTGGGAGAAACGCGTACATTTCCAAACCGGTGCTGTGGGCTCCGAACCATATGTGGCGCCTGAGGAGTTCATCCCCAAACGGGAGTATGATACTAGGCTGGTCGATTGCTGGAGTTGTGGCATTATCTATTGCACAATGGTGTTAGGTCATTATTTATGGAAAATTGCCATTAAAGAAAAGGATCAGATATACAGCGCTTTCCTCGACGATATGACTACTCGTGGCGAGTACTACGTTTTTGAAAATATGAGGCATGTCAACCAAGAGGTTAACCGCTGCAGAAAGATGTGCCTATACAACATCTTCCAGTGGGATCCGAAAAAGAGAATCACTATTCCAAAGCTTTTGGACACCCCATGGATGAGGCGAACCAAATGTTGTGTCAACTACAGGGCCGCAATTTAA
- the MRP49 gene encoding mitochondrial 54S ribosomal protein mL61 (Syntenic homolog of Saccharomyces cerevisiae YKL167C (MRP49)) has protein sequence MSNVKKQLAFLNRICGTAKPQVLVDTTKVSGLKLTFQAQSHNGHMGARKLWREHLPTLQFYNPGLDIQVHRVANSDKKQPVPCVLEVLGHDGNVLHRLDMAHKHSDTIIDELLSTVEHTPVPAEQQVRV, from the coding sequence ATGTCGAACGTTAAGAAACAGCTTGCTTTCCTAAACCGGATCTGCGGGACCGCGAAACCCCAGGTGCTGGTAGACACCACGAAGGTTTCTGGGCTTAAGCTGACGTTCCAGGCGCAATCACACAACGGCCACATGGGGGCGCGCAAGCTGTGGCGCGAGCATCTGCCGACGTTGCAGTTTTACAACCCCGGCCTAGACATCCAGGTACACCGCGTGGCAAACAGCGATAAGAAACAGCCCGTGCCCTGCGTGCTGGAGGTGCTTGGACACGACGGAAACGTGCTGCACCGCCTCGACATGGCCCACAAGCACTCAGACACCATCATAGACGAGTTGCTGAGCACTGTCGAGCACACACCCGTACCTGCAGAGCAGCAAGTGCGTGTCTAA
- the MRPL38 gene encoding mitochondrial 54S ribosomal protein uL14m (Syntenic homolog of Saccharomyces cerevisiae YKL170W (MRPL38)), translated as MIYLKTILKVIDNSGAQLAECIKVLGKGSPKSAGKVGDKIVCVVQKAKPMNQSITGQSNNNRVKKGDIVRAVIVRTKQKNMMRPDGSTVSFGDNACVLLHKTTGEPLGTRIQLNDGVVSRELEAKGYNKICSLASKVA; from the coding sequence ATGATATATTTGAAGACTATCCTTAAGGTTATAGATAACTCCGGTGCACAGCTTGCAGAGTGCATCAAGGTATTGGGTAAAGGCTCCCCAAAGTCTGCAGGCAAAGTCGGTGACAAGATTGTATGTGTCGTTCAGAAGGCTAAGCCTATGAACCAGTCTATTACTGGTCAGTCCAACAATAACCGTGTGAAGAAGGGTGACATAGTAAGGGCGGTTATTGTGCGCACGAAGCAGAAGAATATGATGCGCCCGGACGGCTCTACTGTGTCCTTCGGTGACAATGCGTGTGTGCTGCTCCACAAAACTACGGGCGAGCCGCTCGGGACAAGAATCCAGCTGAATGACGGTGTTGTTAGTCGCGAGCTGGAAGCCAAGGGCTACAATAAGATCTGCTCTCTCGCAAGCAAGGTAGCATGA